One window of the Candidatus Bathyarchaeota archaeon genome contains the following:
- a CDS encoding amino acid-binding protein, producing the protein MWEKIVKCFEGYPERLAVAKILIKNGLSVRNGRIYCDEIVIPALRVGRAANVDRRTVNQTVKMIESDPELSMIFRGIRPAGASLREIAKFLNFGVVEITPENAKTPGILASSASIIAEEDISIRQAIVDDPELTPEPKLILITERKIPGELIPKFLKIKGVAKVSVY; encoded by the coding sequence ATGTGGGAAAAAATTGTAAAATGTTTTGAGGGGTACCCAGAAAGGTTAGCCGTAGCAAAGATACTTATTAAGAACGGTCTAAGCGTCAGGAACGGGCGGATATACTGCGACGAGATCGTGATCCCAGCCTTAAGAGTTGGGCGAGCGGCAAATGTTGATAGGAGGACAGTGAACCAAACAGTCAAAATGATAGAGTCCGATCCAGAGCTCTCCATGATCTTCAGGGGCATAAGGCCGGCAGGCGCTTCCCTACGCGAGATCGCAAAGTTCCTTAACTTCGGCGTGGTTGAGATAACGCCTGAGAACGCTAAGACCCCTGGCATTCTAGCTAGCTCAGCCTCAATAATCGCCGAGGAGGACATCAGCATAAGGCAGGCGATAGTCGACGACCCCGAACTCACACCTGAGCCCAAGCTTATCCTCATAACCGAAAGGAAGATCCCAGGCGAACTAATACCAAAGTTCCTCAAGATCAAAGGCGTCGCAAAAGTCTCAGTATACTAG